The following proteins come from a genomic window of Methanospirillum lacunae:
- a CDS encoding 4Fe-4S ferredoxin — protein sequence MRSHDHHNPVHTQDLAAWIIEIIEDFHLNSPENSLRFEHHERIFDGPLVGFSNGGDPLYDFFKEDIGSPYMTPIEFFHGSFPDSSACADDLTIISWISPISEQTKLDNRRKTDFPSERGARTKYYSETFQDALTAHLVLKLEEIGILAAVPPSKIIQISARYGLASAWSERHAAYVSGHGTFGLCDGLITRKGKAVICGSVIAQVVIPPTKREYTDHHAWCLHYAKGRCEGCIKRCPASAVTSKGHDKMRCREYCFGPGKDYMRKEFGFDEYVCGLCQSAVPCESKNPVIPSVL from the coding sequence ATGAGATCACATGATCATCACAATCCGGTCCACACACAAGACCTGGCTGCATGGATTATAGAGATAATAGAAGACTTTCACCTGAATTCTCCAGAGAACAGTCTCCGGTTTGAGCATCACGAGAGAATCTTTGATGGGCCCCTGGTTGGGTTTTCAAATGGTGGAGACCCTTTGTATGATTTTTTCAAAGAGGACATTGGTTCACCATATATGACTCCGATTGAGTTTTTTCATGGTTCGTTCCCTGATAGTTCAGCATGTGCTGATGATCTCACTATCATCAGCTGGATATCTCCGATTTCAGAGCAGACCAAACTGGATAACCGGCGTAAAACGGATTTCCCATCTGAACGTGGAGCCCGAACCAAATATTATAGTGAAACCTTTCAGGATGCATTAACGGCACATCTGGTTTTAAAGTTAGAAGAAATCGGTATCCTGGCAGCAGTGCCTCCTTCGAAGATTATACAGATCTCAGCCCGGTATGGATTGGCATCAGCCTGGTCTGAACGCCATGCAGCCTATGTCAGTGGTCATGGAACATTTGGGCTTTGTGACGGGCTTATTACCAGAAAGGGAAAAGCAGTTATCTGCGGCTCGGTTATAGCACAGGTAGTCATTCCTCCTACAAAAAGAGAGTATACTGATCACCATGCCTGGTGCCTGCATTATGCAAAAGGGAGATGTGAAGGTTGCATAAAACGGTGTCCTGCCAGTGCTGTCACTTCTAAAGGACATGACAAAATGAGATGCAGGGAGTATTGTTTTGGTCCGGGAAAGGATTACATGAGAAAGGAATTCGGGTTTGATGAATATGTATGCGGGTTATGCCAGAGTGCAGTGCCGTGTGAGTCCAAAAACCCGGTGATCCCCTCTGTTCTCTGA
- a CDS encoding putative immunity protein: MSFIDNQDEENHVQRSGTGILCKHSTGKPLRDKRFVAIHRGGNLSPENHRKLMKWAITCFEHVLPYYGREPEPVLNEAIHYAREWSRGACLTGDLIVASRNVHRFAKTITDPVASAVVRSIGQGVATGHMADHCVGAALYAQKAVLLAGNQVQDEKAWQISKLCSELPEDITILVIQTMQVKRKGLGLPDDT; the protein is encoded by the coding sequence GTGAGTTTCATTGATAACCAGGATGAGGAAAATCATGTTCAACGTTCTGGAACCGGTATCTTATGTAAACATAGTACAGGGAAGCCATTGAGAGACAAACGATTTGTTGCCATTCATCGAGGGGGCAATCTCTCACCAGAAAATCACAGAAAACTCATGAAATGGGCCATAACCTGCTTTGAGCATGTATTGCCGTATTATGGCAGGGAACCGGAACCGGTTTTAAACGAGGCAATACATTATGCCCGCGAATGGTCACGGGGAGCCTGCTTAACCGGTGATCTTATCGTGGCATCACGGAACGTTCACAGGTTTGCAAAAACGATTACCGATCCTGTTGCATCCGCAGTTGTGCGATCAATCGGACAGGGGGTGGCAACAGGCCACATGGCAGACCATTGCGTTGGAGCAGCCCTGTATGCTCAAAAGGCTGTCCTCCTGGCAGGTAATCAGGTACAAGATGAGAAAGCCTGGCAGATTAGCAAATTATGTTCTGAACTGCCGGAGGATATAACAATCCTCGTAATCCAGACAATGCAGGTGAAGAGAAAAGGTCTTGGGTTACCGGATGATACGTAA
- a CDS encoding class I SAM-dependent methyltransferase yields MSEFFEKRAIVWDKDPRRVLMSEAIGKAMVHRINPEKTDILLDYGTGTGAIALQFAKFVRKIIAVDSAEAMLDVLKKKLTDERDTIIEPRHWSIEDDITILPQVDIITSSMVLHHIKNTEQAARVFYSLIKPGGRIAIADLKPDDGEFHEPGIAEHDGFSQNFLADLFRSAGFSEIEFEDIVTISKTGSKTKTARDFTVFLMTATREHKVS; encoded by the coding sequence ATGTCTGAATTTTTTGAAAAAAGAGCGATAGTCTGGGATAAGGATCCAAGACGTGTTCTGATGTCAGAGGCCATTGGTAAAGCAATGGTTCACAGGATCAACCCTGAAAAAACAGATATTCTTCTGGATTATGGAACCGGGACCGGTGCCATCGCATTGCAATTTGCAAAGTTCGTGAGAAAAATTATTGCTGTTGATTCAGCAGAGGCTATGCTTGATGTTTTGAAAAAGAAACTCACAGATGAGAGGGACACAATTATTGAACCACGGCACTGGAGCATAGAAGATGATATTACCATTCTGCCACAAGTAGACATTATTACATCCTCTATGGTCCTACATCATATCAAAAATACTGAACAGGCAGCCCGGGTCTTTTACTCACTTATAAAGCCTGGAGGAAGAATAGCGATCGCTGACCTAAAACCTGATGATGGTGAATTTCATGAACCCGGAATTGCAGAACATGACGGATTCTCGCAAAATTTCCTGGCCGACCTATTCAGATCTGCAGGTTTTTCAGAAATCGAGTTTGAAGATATTGTTACGATCAGTAAAACAGGTTCAAAGACAAAAACTGCACGTGATTTCACAGTTTTTCTGATGACAGCAACGCGAGAACATAAAGTCTCGTAA
- a CDS encoding 4Fe-4S binding protein, with product MNVRYIRWAILGIIVVASLILNYLHITLGNVFPSVHAICPLGGLENLQVWMSGHANLQKLFSGTMTLLFLSLGFTIIFGRAICGNICPFGAIFEFIGKIYPKHFSVSEKYDLLLRVLKYIILVIVIAMAWITASIWISPYDPYVAYAHIWSGAEILNENGIGLFILVVVLLVSLVNTRFFCKYLCPAGAMFGIFSLISPTKVTRIDCMECGKCAKSCPMGIDPGRKTVKNTTECVGCTTCVEVCPSKTPVISMTFAGKKVQSLLFVVGTVCIFLGAIALLNTVGLMQVTVPSLESVQQGGNYLNLIDLKGSMTIEEGATYVGMSLEDFYTMMDIPVTVPGSIKLNEIKNYVPDYDFHAMKAK from the coding sequence ATGAACGTACGATATATCCGATGGGCTATTCTTGGGATCATCGTGGTCGCTTCCCTGATCCTCAATTACCTGCATATCACGCTCGGTAACGTCTTTCCGTCAGTTCATGCAATCTGTCCTCTTGGAGGGCTTGAAAATCTGCAGGTGTGGATGTCAGGACATGCGAATCTCCAAAAACTCTTCTCAGGAACAATGACCCTGTTGTTTCTGTCGCTTGGGTTTACCATCATTTTCGGCAGGGCTATATGCGGGAATATATGTCCGTTTGGAGCCATTTTTGAGTTTATCGGGAAGATATATCCTAAACATTTCTCAGTTTCGGAAAAATATGATCTTCTACTCAGGGTACTGAAATACATTATCCTCGTGATTGTCATAGCCATGGCCTGGATTACCGCTTCAATATGGATTTCACCATATGATCCCTATGTTGCATATGCTCATATCTGGTCTGGGGCGGAAATTCTCAATGAAAATGGGATTGGACTCTTTATCCTTGTTGTTGTCCTTCTGGTGTCACTTGTGAATACCCGCTTTTTCTGTAAATATCTCTGTCCGGCTGGTGCCATGTTTGGTATTTTTTCACTGATTAGTCCGACAAAAGTTACCCGGATTGACTGCATGGAATGTGGGAAATGTGCCAAGTCCTGCCCTATGGGGATTGATCCAGGGAGAAAGACAGTAAAGAATACCACCGAGTGTGTCGGATGCACCACGTGTGTAGAGGTCTGCCCATCTAAAACACCTGTAATTTCTATGACTTTTGCCGGGAAAAAGGTTCAATCCCTGCTCTTTGTAGTTGGTACTGTGTGTATTTTCCTTGGTGCGATTGCACTACTCAATACTGTCGGCCTTATGCAGGTCACGGTTCCATCGTTGGAGAGTGTTCAGCAGGGGGGCAATTACCTGAATTTGATTGATCTTAAAGGATCCATGACAATTGAGGAAGGGGCAACCTATGTCGGAATGAGCCTTGAGGATTTCTATACGATGATGGATATCCCGGTAACAGTTCCGGGAAGCATCAAGTTAAACGAGATAAAAAATTATGTTCCTGATTATGATTTCCATGCAATGAAGGCAAAGTAA
- a CDS encoding DUF2115 domain-containing protein, whose product MDEDKDMAVIVEVSEHLSRARTKGELGEILSTEITRYTLQDLQVIGGRLHTELIRLPRSYREQVGPYLTDQILGGYHRLLTFQRSGRFKTMSNPIQDLETFNAFCKIIPTGCTQWDDTSSRMPIPYTLRHRLFYYLIAAFTMFILEEPGHPVGMPFPGGFKVEDRDGVFYCLIRDKEKEVPHSLCNFCPAVQSEND is encoded by the coding sequence ATGGATGAAGATAAAGATATGGCCGTTATCGTTGAAGTCTCGGAGCATCTCTCCCGGGCCAGAACGAAAGGAGAACTTGGAGAGATTTTGAGTACAGAGATAACCAGGTACACGCTCCAGGATCTCCAGGTAATCGGAGGAAGACTTCATACCGAACTCATTAGGCTTCCCAGATCGTACCGCGAGCAGGTAGGCCCATACCTGACCGATCAGATCCTGGGAGGATATCACCGCTTATTGACATTTCAGCGGTCAGGCAGGTTTAAAACCATGTCAAACCCGATCCAGGATCTTGAGACATTCAACGCATTCTGTAAAATAATCCCGACCGGGTGTACACAATGGGATGATACTTCGAGCAGGATGCCAATCCCGTATACTCTCAGACACCGGCTCTTTTACTATCTTATTGCTGCATTTACGATGTTTATTCTTGAAGAACCAGGACATCCGGTTGGAATGCCATTTCCGGGCGGATTCAAAGTGGAGGATAGAGATGGGGTCTTTTATTGCCTGATAAGAGACAAAGAAAAAGAGGTTCCGCACTCACTATGCAATTTCTGCCCGGCTGTTCAGTCTGAAAATGATTGA
- a CDS encoding type II CAAX prenyl endopeptidase Rce1 family protein, which translates to MVVYPGVEKKHQYQGRIVLLLMVFGYAGLYILNILLPLDWSFPFQYSNLTSRIWSLTELLLGIGAFIILAQSRFAIKNREFFTGLFLGTISGTSHYFMNDSLTDGVLTGILVLVCYTSAVLLIRTRSGKSIETFQQPPRSIAWLILFGIIISVPFATLNLTYFYFTSGLQPFSHVISAFILACNPALSEEIIFRLFPLILVFSLLRAKSSERWVCLTVVCIGVIPHSLNHLPDLFVSNPGMAISMAILTSVFFGLPLCLLQLYKGLPSACGFHWFVDMTRFLFGY; encoded by the coding sequence ATGGTTGTTTACCCTGGAGTTGAAAAAAAGCATCAATACCAGGGCCGGATTGTTCTGCTACTCATGGTTTTTGGATATGCAGGCCTGTATATTCTCAATATTCTCCTGCCCCTGGACTGGTCCTTTCCTTTTCAATACTCAAACCTGACCTCCCGGATATGGTCCTTGACTGAACTTCTTTTAGGAATTGGAGCCTTCATCATTCTTGCGCAATCCCGGTTTGCAATAAAGAACCGGGAATTCTTCACCGGATTGTTCCTTGGAACAATCAGTGGGACAAGTCATTATTTCATGAACGATAGCCTGACTGATGGAGTACTCACCGGGATACTGGTCCTGGTCTGTTATACATCTGCAGTGCTTCTGATTCGTACCAGGTCAGGAAAATCGATTGAAACCTTTCAGCAGCCACCTCGAAGTATAGCATGGCTCATCCTCTTTGGAATCATCATTTCAGTTCCATTCGCCACTCTCAATCTTACGTATTTTTACTTCACCAGTGGATTGCAACCCTTTTCACATGTCATATCTGCATTTATTTTGGCATGTAACCCAGCCCTTTCAGAAGAGATCATCTTTAGGTTGTTTCCATTAATCCTGGTCTTTTCGTTGCTCCGGGCAAAGAGTTCAGAGCGATGGGTCTGTCTCACTGTTGTGTGCATCGGGGTTATTCCTCATAGTCTGAACCATCTTCCAGATCTATTTGTGAGCAATCCGGGTATGGCAATCAGTATGGCTATTCTGACCTCAGTCTTCTTTGGACTTCCCCTCTGCCTGCTTCAATTGTATAAAGGGCTGCCATCGGCCTGTGGATTTCATTGGTTTGTTGACATGACCCGGTTTCTGTTTGGGTATTGA
- a CDS encoding serine/threonine-protein kinase — protein sequence MKTTIFPGSQTIKTKPELHNQVIRALNLILAGLYVVVILLLLSTPVQHGNRGMGGEMEHGGNAGMGNAANVSLPVMYIFFSLLIVLHLVMLLKWYLSWHLIMSVGLGLIISSTLILCLLFFVRQYANLLQFTYPLPLLVYGSLGLSFILGMYGVTELVRNRYPFEGSEKTLTPLPFPLPANRYRNVRILTEGGVGIIWYAERISDNLAVVVKVPRRVDEKTGMSFMQEISVWKDLDHPHIAAVLSANILPVPYIEIEYLPGTLADIKKPVDVVRGLQIVRSLVSALVYAHERGVAHCDIKPSNILLTSDGSVKLTDWGLARSGPSRWSISGFSPRYAAPEQHQQAPDCGYGTDIWEIGMVFSELLTGKATIPSGKEPVFLQRKGAEILPIIQKCLASSPGDRYLSAKALLEDLDHILN from the coding sequence ATGAAGACCACTATCTTTCCAGGATCTCAAACTATCAAAACAAAACCTGAGTTACACAATCAGGTAATCCGGGCTCTCAATCTGATACTTGCCGGGTTGTACGTGGTCGTGATACTCCTTCTATTATCTACTCCTGTACAACATGGAAATAGAGGTATGGGTGGAGAGATGGAGCATGGAGGAAATGCAGGGATGGGTAATGCGGCGAATGTGTCTCTTCCTGTAATGTATATCTTCTTTTCATTGCTTATTGTCCTGCATCTGGTCATGCTGCTTAAGTGGTATCTTTCATGGCATCTTATTATGTCAGTCGGGCTTGGCCTGATCATCTCCTCGACTCTGATACTCTGTCTTCTCTTTTTTGTCAGGCAGTATGCTAATCTTCTTCAGTTTACGTATCCGCTCCCTTTATTGGTCTATGGTTCACTGGGACTCTCGTTTATTCTCGGAATGTACGGGGTGACCGAACTTGTCAGGAACAGATACCCGTTTGAGGGATCTGAAAAAACCTTAACACCGTTGCCGTTTCCTCTTCCAGCAAACCGGTACAGAAATGTCAGGATCCTAACGGAAGGAGGAGTTGGTATCATCTGGTATGCAGAACGGATCTCTGATAATCTTGCAGTAGTTGTCAAAGTTCCACGCAGGGTTGATGAAAAGACCGGGATGTCGTTTATGCAGGAGATAAGTGTGTGGAAAGATCTCGATCACCCGCATATTGCAGCGGTGTTATCAGCAAACATACTCCCTGTTCCCTATATTGAAATTGAATACCTGCCCGGAACTCTTGCAGATATTAAAAAACCAGTAGATGTTGTCAGGGGACTGCAGATCGTCAGAAGCCTTGTATCAGCCCTGGTTTATGCCCATGAGCGGGGAGTGGCTCATTGTGATATAAAACCCTCAAATATCCTGCTCACAAGCGATGGATCTGTGAAATTGACCGACTGGGGGCTTGCAAGGTCAGGCCCATCCCGGTGGTCTATATCCGGGTTTTCTCCACGATATGCAGCACCAGAGCAGCATCAACAGGCACCGGACTGTGGGTATGGCACTGATATCTGGGAGATCGGGATGGTATTTTCAGAGCTTCTGACAGGCAAAGCAACCATTCCTTCAGGAAAGGAGCCGGTTTTTTTACAGCGAAAAGGTGCTGAAATTCTCCCGATTATCCAGAAATGCCTGGCATCCAGCCCCGGTGATAGATATTTATCTGCAAAGGCACTTCTGGAAGATCTGGATCACATACTCAACTGA
- a CDS encoding ABC transporter substrate-binding protein gives MNRWRYVLVLWVLLCLSGQIGLADQKATSNPDVFKIGAIYNLNGSQANLDIPSSQGALTAERLINAKGGIDGVKVDVIVKDGASDPETIRKVTEDLIANESVPVLIGLSDTDMVLPAAQVAAAHHIPFITSGATSPKLPEQVPDYLYLACFGDNAQGAMAAEYAYQNLSYHTCIVVYDTDMQYTTLLAQYFSERYTELGGTIVSQVPIHPKTNVSDVFSNLSSGNQPDFYYIAVGPEDAPGVIQTAHGQNKVPIIGGDSFDTKNLSNAVLDTDGDVYYTTHAYFGGENISSEIQNFKTDYISEYGTEPTPFAGLGYDAVMIAIRAAGNNDLGTDLREGINQIHDYSGVTGLISYVNGTAIPKKSVHLIYTDGLSLTQVDNNVPEKVPNP, from the coding sequence ATGAATCGGTGGAGATATGTGCTTGTACTATGGGTATTACTCTGTCTATCCGGCCAGATTGGCCTGGCAGATCAAAAGGCAACCTCAAACCCTGACGTCTTTAAAATAGGAGCAATTTATAACCTGAATGGTTCTCAGGCAAACCTTGACATTCCTTCTTCACAAGGGGCACTCACAGCAGAGCGATTAATCAATGCAAAGGGTGGAATCGATGGTGTCAAAGTTGATGTTATTGTAAAGGATGGAGCATCTGATCCAGAAACTATCAGAAAAGTGACCGAAGATCTCATTGCCAATGAATCAGTGCCTGTTCTTATTGGATTATCAGATACTGATATGGTCCTTCCTGCAGCACAGGTTGCAGCTGCACATCACATACCTTTCATCACATCAGGAGCAACATCCCCAAAACTCCCTGAACAAGTGCCTGATTATCTGTATCTGGCATGCTTTGGTGATAATGCCCAGGGGGCCATGGCTGCTGAGTATGCATACCAAAATCTGTCATATCACACGTGTATTGTGGTGTACGACACTGATATGCAATACACTACCCTGCTGGCACAATATTTCTCTGAGCGGTATACAGAACTCGGGGGCACAATTGTATCGCAGGTTCCCATCCATCCAAAGACAAATGTCTCTGATGTATTCTCTAACCTCTCATCAGGGAATCAGCCTGATTTCTACTACATTGCGGTAGGACCTGAAGATGCTCCCGGTGTAATACAGACAGCCCATGGACAAAATAAAGTGCCAATCATTGGTGGAGATTCTTTTGATACAAAGAACCTCTCCAATGCTGTTCTTGATACTGATGGGGATGTCTATTACACCACTCATGCATATTTTGGTGGAGAAAATATCAGTTCCGAGATTCAGAATTTTAAAACTGATTACATATCTGAATATGGAACTGAACCAACCCCATTTGCCGGACTTGGATATGATGCTGTCATGATAGCAATCAGGGCAGCAGGAAATAATGACCTTGGAACAGATCTGAGAGAAGGAATAAACCAGATACATGACTATTCCGGGGTGACTGGATTAATCTCGTATGTCAACGGAACAGCAATACCCAAAAAATCTGTTCATCTCATATACACAGATGGGCTAAGTCTGACACAGGTTGACAACAATGTGCCTGAAAAGGTTCCAAATCCCTAA
- a CDS encoding ferritin-like domain-containing protein, whose protein sequence is MIQIELLIGLLTIAVILPASVSAQGYGGIQGGNLLNIPDPLDYNLSEIEIADLRFMHSEEQMSHDLYAEWSEKYSLPVFDNIAQSETTHTQSVKFLLDRYNLTPGSAPTEIQDFSASLKELGNKSLVDALSAGVKIEEQDIADLDRAIANTTREDLKTVYENLKSGSENHLAAFTKQLS, encoded by the coding sequence TTGATACAAATTGAGTTACTCATTGGTCTTTTAACCATTGCAGTCATTCTCCCGGCATCAGTATCGGCACAGGGATATGGCGGCATACAAGGAGGAAATCTTCTGAACATTCCAGACCCTCTGGATTATAACCTGTCAGAGATTGAAATTGCTGATTTGCGTTTCATGCACAGCGAAGAACAGATGAGCCATGATCTCTATGCTGAATGGTCCGAAAAGTATTCCCTGCCGGTGTTTGACAACATAGCACAGTCCGAAACAACTCATACCCAATCGGTGAAGTTCCTTCTGGACCGGTATAACCTTACACCCGGTAGCGCTCCAACGGAAATTCAGGATTTTTCTGCCTCATTAAAAGAACTTGGCAATAAATCACTAGTAGATGCTCTGAGCGCTGGTGTGAAGATTGAGGAACAGGACATAGCAGATCTTGATAGAGCAATTGCAAACACAACCAGAGAGGATCTGAAGACTGTGTACGAAAATCTCAAGAGTGGATCTGAAAACCATCTGGCTGCGTTTACCAAACAACTCTCTTAA
- a CDS encoding PAS domain S-box protein, which produces MSQPDITPGSLDFRQLPFVALVFSTLLCLGISLYFLQMGISIVFQNLYYFPILIACTFYQKRGFVFSVLLSLIYFSLIILFYQDFDVVFQALVRVFIFIIIASVITILSQMNKESRERLQEKESLFRGIFDTMPSGAAIYEVTGDGKEDVDYKIKDINSTALKYENKQKSDVIGRTLDDIGTVIHTPDLVSRLREVHKGTEPVLYQAEVKTPDGRMRYYDTSLFRLPSHEVVSISTDVTDKKLMEEELKASEETFRLAMNATSDGLWDWNMKTGEVYYSPAFAKILEEEHIKPVFDSWEKRIHPEDRERVLSSLHEHISGSTSRWRVETRLRTSNGSWKWVMDRGSVVSWDESGTPTRMIGSIVDISEQKRIEEVIRIERDRAEQYLNIAEVMIIVLSRDGTIVLINRKGAEMLGASVDDIIGLNWFDTFIPVEMIESTKEVFQNIIHSTGEMYFSNENEIITRENKIITVSWVNTLIRTPEGQTLGTLSSGEDLTNKKKLEEEKNQLLDQIQRNLAQMAFLNDNIRNPLSIIISLADIYLTEDKSQVVQKQVDKISDSITKLDQRWSESEKVLNYIRKYYQISPK; this is translated from the coding sequence ATGTCCCAACCTGATATCACCCCGGGTAGTCTTGATTTCAGACAGTTGCCTTTTGTAGCCCTGGTATTTTCTACCCTTCTGTGTCTTGGAATCAGCCTCTATTTCCTGCAGATGGGAATATCCATTGTTTTCCAAAATCTCTATTACTTTCCGATCTTAATCGCTTGTACATTTTATCAAAAGCGTGGGTTTGTTTTTTCAGTTCTTCTTTCGTTGATCTATTTTTCTCTTATTATTCTATTTTATCAGGATTTTGATGTTGTTTTCCAAGCATTAGTCAGAGTATTCATTTTTATTATAATAGCCTCAGTCATCACGATTCTTTCCCAGATGAATAAAGAAAGTAGAGAACGATTGCAAGAGAAAGAATCCCTCTTCCGGGGGATTTTTGATACAATGCCCAGTGGGGCTGCTATCTATGAAGTAACTGGTGATGGAAAGGAGGACGTTGATTATAAGATTAAAGATATCAACTCCACTGCTCTCAAGTACGAAAACAAACAAAAATCAGATGTTATTGGCAGGACTTTGGATGATATCGGCACTGTTATCCATACACCCGATCTGGTTTCACGACTACGAGAAGTACACAAAGGAACAGAACCTGTTCTCTACCAGGCTGAAGTTAAGACACCTGATGGTCGAATGAGATATTATGACACTTCTTTGTTCAGGCTTCCTTCCCATGAGGTTGTCTCGATATCCACTGATGTGACTGACAAAAAACTGATGGAAGAGGAACTTAAAGCAAGTGAAGAGACATTCAGGCTCGCTATGAATGCAACTTCAGATGGTCTCTGGGACTGGAATATGAAGACCGGGGAAGTGTATTACAGCCCTGCATTTGCCAAAATCCTTGAAGAAGAACATATTAAACCAGTCTTTGATTCCTGGGAGAAACGAATACACCCGGAAGATCGTGAACGGGTTCTTTCCTCACTGCATGAGCATATTTCTGGCAGCACCAGTCGATGGAGAGTTGAAACCCGGCTTAGGACCTCGAACGGGTCCTGGAAATGGGTGATGGACAGAGGTTCCGTGGTTTCATGGGATGAATCAGGAACTCCAACCCGGATGATCGGGAGTATTGTTGATATTTCTGAGCAGAAACGGATTGAAGAGGTTATCAGGATAGAACGTGACCGTGCCGAACAATATCTCAATATAGCTGAAGTCATGATAATCGTCCTTTCCCGTGATGGAACCATCGTCCTTATCAACCGGAAAGGGGCAGAAATGCTTGGTGCATCTGTTGATGATATCATTGGGCTCAACTGGTTTGATACGTTTATTCCTGTTGAAATGATAGAGTCCACCAAAGAGGTGTTTCAGAATATCATTCATTCTACCGGTGAAATGTACTTTTCAAATGAAAATGAGATTATTACCCGGGAAAATAAAATAATCACGGTTTCATGGGTAAATACTCTTATAAGAACTCCGGAAGGTCAGACCCTTGGCACACTCTCTTCAGGTGAAGATCTTACAAATAAAAAGAAACTTGAAGAGGAGAAGAATCAACTTCTTGATCAGATCCAGCGTAATCTCGCTCAAATGGCATTTCTGAATGATAATATCAGAAATCCTCTGTCTATCATTATTTCGCTGGCTGATATTTATCTCACTGAAGATAAGAGTCAGGTTGTTCAGAAACAGGTTGATAAAATATCAGACAGTATCACAAAACTCGATCAAAGGTGGAGCGAGTCTGAAAAAGTCCTGAATTATATCAGGAAATATTATCAGATCAGTCCCAAATAA
- a CDS encoding winged helix-turn-helix transcriptional regulator, giving the protein MEPAVAYNICPIHATINVLGKKWTILILRDIALRKINRFNQIKRSLPGITSRVLILRLQELEKTGYIRPDLIKDKPRVVEWQLTEKGLDTIPVLLSILEFGVKWCADDVFEDHKPRTMKELYPSLYENTESVRFQSTES; this is encoded by the coding sequence ATGGAACCCGCTGTGGCATACAATATCTGCCCGATCCATGCTACAATCAATGTTCTTGGAAAGAAATGGACAATACTCATTCTCCGTGATATTGCACTGCGAAAAATAAACAGGTTCAACCAGATTAAGCGATCCCTGCCAGGTATCACCTCACGGGTTCTGATTCTCCGGCTCCAGGAGCTTGAAAAGACAGGTTACATCAGGCCTGACCTGATAAAAGACAAGCCACGGGTCGTTGAATGGCAACTTACAGAAAAAGGACTTGATACCATCCCGGTTCTATTAAGTATTCTTGAATTCGGCGTAAAATGGTGTGCGGACGATGTCTTTGAAGATCACAAGCCACGAACCATGAAAGAATTGTATCCATCCCTCTATGAAAACACGGAATCCGTGCGATTTCAAAGTACGGAGTCATAA